In the genome of Vulpes lagopus strain Blue_001 chromosome 9, ASM1834538v1, whole genome shotgun sequence, the window GGTGATGCCGGGGGCACCTCCTGCACCCACACGACGTGAGGTCGGGCCTCAAGGGCCCGTCCGGGGCACAGGGCCTGGGTGCTGCCCTACGGGAGCCGCAAAGCTTGGGGCCCAGGTCCAGCAAGGAAGCCACGCgaggcgggcggggaggggcgctGCGGCCCGGGGCAGGGGCTGTGCGGGTCGGGAGGGGCTCCCCCTTCACCCGCCACGgggctgccccttccctggcACCTGCCCTTGCTCCTCCCAGGCCTTCCTCTTCCTGGTTTACGGGCTGATCCTCAGAGAGTGTGCCAGTGGCGACCTGGTGAGAAGGCACCTGACGCGCCTCCTGGAGCTGTCGCACCAGACGGCTGGCCAGCGGGAGGTGCGTCCGCAGCCCGGGCCCCCAGGACGCCCGAGCCCGCGGCGTGGACTTTGCTACTTGACGGTGGGGGCCCTTCTGCCCTTGATGCCACCACTTGGGGTGACTCCCTCAGCACCCAGCGCTGGCCTGATCACCGCGGGGCTGCGTCCCGTCCTCAGCCACGTCCCGGCTGCATCCTGACCCGGTGGCCCCAGTGGGGTGCACGCCCTTCAGGGCCGGAGCAGGCCTCACCTGCCAACCTTTGTAGGGCTttcaggaggagggggcaggggataGAGGCCACGTCCCCCACTGCCACCTGGGGCCCAGCTCACAGGCTCCTCTGGCCGGCAGGGCATGGCAGTGGCCAGCGGCATAGCGTCGTCCTCGCACCTGCAGGAGGTGTGGGCCACGCTGGAGCACCTGGGCCGCACCAGGGTCCTGAGGACTGCATGCACGTCCCCGGACTACCAGGTAGGGAGGGCGGCCTGGGACCTGGAGACTGTCGTCCGGGCACTCCGAGCCTCAGTTCGCTCCCTGGAACTGCGCGGgtgacccctgccctgcccacctccccaagGGGCGGGCACCTGTGAGCCTGGTCCCTGGGGCCCCACACATGAGATCCACAGCCTCTCTAGGGGCTGATGGCCGGAACCGTGGGCCAGCTCGGCCTCGGGGTGGAGGGCGTGGCCTGCACCTCCAGCTCCCCACCTGGGCACCCGCCCTGGGGGGGATGCCGGGCGCCCCCGTTCTGCTAGTCGTAGGCTCCGTGCTGGGAAGAGCGAGAGGCACTGCCTGCAGAAGCGGTGACTCCCGCTGGGGGGGGAGAGCCGGGGGGCTtttggggcggggtggggccgGCGCTGGGCCTGGGAGCGGGATCCCGAcccagggcacagggcacagtCCCCAGAGGCCGCCCGCCCCGTTGGCAGGAGCCGGACGCCGACGTGCACTGGAGGTGGGTGAGCAGCACCTCCCTGCTCTGCTACGGGCACATGGCCGTGCACGCGGGGGAGCGCATCCTGCCCTGGGTGGACAACGTCATCTCCAGGATGGTCTACTACTTCTCCTGCGGCTGCTACGTGAGCCCTGCCCCGCCTGGCAGCAGGGGGTGCGGGCGTCCTCTGgcaggggggggggagggggggcggggccgcggggcggggcgccagGGACCCCCCCTCAGGCTGTCCTGATCCGCGCGGGCAGGACAATGTCCTGGAAACCAGCTTTGTGTCGGCGGCCGTCATGCTTGTGAAAGCCCTGAAGCAGGAGCACAGCGCCCGGAGATACAGATTCACGCAGATACCAGAGCTTATCCAGTGTCTCCTGGTGAGGGGCTTGCGCGGGGACCCGCCAGCAGGGGCGCCCAGGGCAGCCagggcggcgggggggtggggggggggacaccgaGCTGGGCCCGAGCTGCCGCCGAGCACCTCCTGCTCTGACCCCCCAGGCCATCCTCCAGAAGGAGCCCAACTTCCTGGCCACGCTCTTCCGGCAGAAGATCATACTGGTCATCATGGAGCTCAGGTAACTCCCCTCTGGCTCCAGGAACAGACGGGCCAAGTCCTCTGTGTGTGCGGTGGGAGCCCATGTGTGCGGGGACGGGGTGTGACGAAGGGGCCACAGTGTGGGGCAGGCCTGCTGAAGCCACGTCACGTATGGTCAGGGACAGAGGGCCTCGCTCCCATCTGAGACGGGCTGTTACCACGGGGACGCCGTGACCCTGACCCCAGTCACACGCTGAGCCCTGACCCCGGTCACACGCTGAGCCCTGACCTTTTTCACAGGTTGACCCCTGATCCCATTAACAGAGCTGACACTGACCACAGAATAATTCCTAAgttttctcacaaataaatgtcAGTAAACCCACGTGGATGGATTGGGGTGGCCTCCCCCAGTTCACACGAGCTCTGTTTTCCCCAACAGCATCCCCGCACCAAGCCAGGGTCTCAGTCCTGCCTGGAATCCAGGCCCACTTCCACTTTTTAAGTCGTGAAAGCGtctccctgcaggggacctgtTCGAGCCGCGTCTCTCACTCCTGGACCTTGGGCTCTGTGACGAGTCCACGGTCTTCGCGTTTCTTCCAGCAAGCTGCGGCCCAGCCTCAAACCCGTGGTCAAGTCGAGGATCCTGCAGACCTGCCTGCAGAGCCTGTACGAGCTCCCGCCCATGGAGATGCTGAAGAGCTGCTTACCCCCGCTGGACTTGGCCCCGGACGTCATGGTGACCGCCTGTTCTGGGCGTCGCTCTCCCGtctctggggctgggggccgggggctgggggccggaGGCTGGGCTGGCTTGTCCAGCCCTTGCTGCGGGAGAGAATGAGGGAGCCCAGGAGAGAGGACCCTGGCCCAGCCCAGCTTTCACCCCAACTTTACCACAGCCCTGTCTTCACTCTGGAAAAGTCTGCGTCTTGAGTTCTGGTGGGGTCTGGTGTCCACGCGGCCCACTGATGTTTTGTGGCTCAGATGGGACAAGGGTGCAAAAGCACTCCCCCGAGCCCCCCAAACGTGTGCAGCTTCCAGCTGCCTACCCACGGGCTCCTGCAGCCCTAACAAACACGGCCTGCGATGTGCGGACAGGGCGGCCCCAATCCCCACCCGTCAGGCCCAGCGTGACCCAGCTCCCCGCCTGCACCACACGTTGTCCCCccggggtggcagagacacacgTCCACCCACGTGCCACCAGGCAGGCAGGTCACAAGGCCATGCCCAGAGCTCCCGTCCACGGGAGCCCCGCCAGAGTCCTGGTGTCCTTCCAGTGCGCAGCGACAGGAGGCCTGGGTGACAGGGTCCCCCAAGAACCACTTTTCTCAAGGACTTTAGGTTAGGTCCCACGAACACAaagcagggcaggcaggga includes:
- the LOC121499128 gene encoding collagen alpha-1(III) chain-like isoform X3, with the protein product MSDSQRSRALEVIQHRIEEHTQVTTIPGGSSGLGLQLPRAGQLGPEHCVLSAAPLEGGGRPRHPGAAGALEPGTPAACGEGLPLPGLRADPQRVCQWRPGEKAPDAPPGAVAPDGWPAGGHGSGQRHSVVLAPAGGVGHAGAPGPHQGPEDCMHVPGLPGAGRRRALEVGEQHLPALLRAHGRARGGAHPALGGQRHLQDGLLLLLRLLRQCPGNQLCVGGRHACESPEAGAQRPEIQIHADTRAYPVSPGHPPEGAQLPGHALPAEDHTGHHGAQQAAAQPQTRGQVEDPADLPAEPVRAPAHGDAEELLTPAGLGPGRHGDRLFWASLSRLWGWGPGAGGRRLGWLVQPLLRERMREPRREDPGPAQLSPQLYHSPVFTLEKSAS
- the LOC121499128 gene encoding maestro heat-like repeat family member 5 isoform X2, whose translation is MGLSSSAPGPPEPLSRARPSAAPGEAAGFALKWLPAQPRPAWGPRLRPALVLRASKPHVQARRPLTSSSRGPRCHGDGHATGGQGLRAPFRCASGVPSPRVAGRSGSTPPCSGVSSMFGHPGRATLDESLGDRSPWEEALLGQIRAMSDSQRSRALEVIQHRIEEHTQLLWKEVADPGIRELLAPLNLEPQQPVEKAFLFLVYGLILRECASGDLVRRHLTRLLELSHQTAGQREGMAVASGIASSSHLQEVWATLEHLGRTRVLRTACTSPDYQEPDADVHWRWVSSTSLLCYGHMAVHAGERILPWVDNVISRMVYYFSCGCYDNVLETSFVSAAVMLVKALKQEHSARRYRFTQIPELIQCLLAILQKEPNFLATLFRQKIILVIMELSKLRPSLKPVVKSRILQTCLQSLYELPPMEMLKSCLPPLDLAPDVMVTACSGRRSPVSGAGGRGLGAGGWAGLSSPCCGRE
- the LOC121499128 gene encoding collagen alpha-1(I) chain-like isoform X1; this encodes MGLSSSAPGPPEPLSRARPSAAPGEAAGFALKWLPAQPRPAWGPRLRPALVLRASKPHVQARRPLTSSSRGPRCHGDGHATGGQGLRAPFRCASGVPSPRVAGRSGSTPPCSGVSSMFGHPGRATLDESLGDRSPWEEALLGQIRAMSDSQRSRALEVIQHRIEEHTQVTTIPGGSSGLGLQLPRAGQLGPEHCVLSAAPLEGGGRPRHPGAAGALEPGTPAACGEGLPLPGLRADPQRVCQWRPGEKAPDAPPGAVAPDGWPAGGHGSGQRHSVVLAPAGGVGHAGAPGPHQGPEDCMHVPGLPGAGRRRALEVGEQHLPALLRAHGRARGGAHPALGGQRHLQDGLLLLLRLLRQCPGNQLCVGGRHACESPEAGAQRPEIQIHADTRAYPVSPGHPPEGAQLPGHALPAEDHTGHHGAQQAAAQPQTRGQVEDPADLPAEPVRAPAHGDAEELLTPAGLGPGRHGDRLFWASLSRLWGWGPGAGGRRLGWLVQPLLRERMREPRREDPGPAQLSPQLYHSPVFTLEKSAS